ttaatcattctcccatttaggattttgaaagacatgctctggccaATTAACCTAGGCATGTGTAACTTcccctaatttggttgagtatCATTCTTTCATTAAAGACgcggttgactggtatacttgcacatacacaagtaaggtccccctcttgaatgaaatgaattcatcttttatgtcactttaaatgtttgtggtcgaatagtagaaatacttctttgtaaagatgatttcatgtctctttactgtaaatagagatttaattccagcttcaaccttgagcttcaagcaaggcaccaaaaataattattttccctaattagttcttcgaactacaaaaagctctgacttccattagggatatgtaggcatgaggttcacaaggaatctcagcgagctaataaaaaaccaaaaatagtcactCTCTCtgtcttttaaatcaattcaattccttctcctaacacaaaggagaaacttcccCAATCAtctagcaacaaacacaaacacatggacacagagaaggttcccgtagagtactacggctatgtagggtgtttaaaaccttccctatgtataaccgacctcccagactccagaatttcttgtctaggtgaatccccacacttagcaaactcctagggtttatttgagatctttttccccttcctctttcgtaggataattaaaaagttcgtgtgttatcgtaggaagaatTGAAACAAAGTTCATCCCacaacgggcgcattctccttccaaatttcgcgtgaagggtctagtgtGCCGTCcccccaagtgaaacggggaggtaaaaaaaacaacACCACATTTGTCTTGCATAGAATAAGTTGAACCAGGTGTGGTGACTATCCCCACATAGGACTTCTCCAATCTCAGGACTTCATTTCTATCAACCAAAAAGTCCAAACATTTGCAAGACGATTCACCCTTAGTCACCTTTGCATAAGTTGCTCCAAACCCTTTCCTCTCCCATCCAGATTTAACGAAAGCTCTACTCACACTTTTATCAACCACCGCAAACTTTCTTCCTCTTTTATCTTGTTCTCTCATACCTGCGCCCCCGTTAGGAATAGTTCTTCTACCAAACTTAGGAATATTCACAAAGATTTTCTTGCCCTTGAAGAACATGTTGTCAAGCTTAATCTCCAATATATTCTCATCCACGACGTTGAAAAATCTTACAAAACCCTACTTTTTCCCATCATTGTTCTTTTGTTCGGAATGTAAACCTCGTCAATGTCCCCCATCCCTTTAAATTCAAGAAACAGATCCCTCGCCTCCCAATGGTCAATGAACTCTGTAACAAAAAAAGTTGAGGTTTTCCCATCAGCACCTCCTCCTCTCGCCGCGGCACTCTTCTCCCAACTCCCATACTTCGGCCCTCCTTGCTTCCTCTTTACAACATGGGTCCACCCTTTACTCTAACTCTTTGCCATGTTTGGGACACTCACCGGTTTGAAGCATACCAGGTTACCAGATGAACAAACCGAGACATCAATTTTCATgtttctagttttttttttaaattgcaagaatataaaattttgtaaatgacaagaatgaaaattctggaaatgataaaattgtaaaaaatatgtAGAGATGGTGTTTACACGTACCCCTGGATCCTAATTGCTAAGACTCATATATATGCTACTTCGAAATAACTGTTTTCAACAGTCTTTCGATCACGGTCTGCCACATTTCACTCGGCATGCCTTCCTTTTACCCTGGAGCTCCACGCGTCCTCTTGACAAACAAGGATAAGGACAAAAGGTAGTTATGTCTTTTTTCAGATCCAACTTTCCTGTCGAACGCCCCTCTTCGTCGAACAAACtatcaaacttagaaaatatttccAAGTCCATATCTACAATTTCTCTTATCAAAGGTGACTTCGACAAGTCTTTACCACACATACCAATTTGCCGAAAACTTGCAATCTTCTTAAGAAATATTTCATTTTCTTCAACAATAACATGGCGTCGAAAAATATCAACTAACAATGTCAATTTTTtgagtttatttattatttaaaatatttgaaatgtaagtatgaaattattttattatttgtaatataattttattttggaaaaataaatatttttattaaaaaattgatttcaatAAATATATGGTGGCGCGACGGGTACACTCGAACCTAATCCAAACCCATTTGGAACGAGTTTAAGTTTTAATTTCTCATGCTCGTTGGAGATCTGGGCGGAGAATGAAGATTGTTTGAGAATTCGGGTTAGGATTTAAGAAGATAAAAACTGTTCCCGATCCTTCACGTTCCCATACCTAACtacctttaatttatttaaatttataattctacttattttaattttagtcgttaaagaaaaacattataaaaaagtTTATTTCCATAACTTTTAGAAATAAATTAGAAATTTGGTAAGATCCAAAAATGTATTATGATAATTTTAGTTCAGTGTTGTAtactatattataattttttttgggttttttaacaAACTTAGTGGCGTAAGACTAAAGAGGACCTCTTCCTTATAACTTAAAACTCTAATTAAACTAATAGGGACCCTCTTTTTTCAATTTCGAATGAAAATTTATCCTAACCGCAATTAAAATTGTCTAGCCACCTAAGAGCATATCCAATGGTGCAATTTatatttgagttctttatgggacccactaagccacatcatattaaaaaaatttatttaattttaattttaataaaaatttgatatgggtcccacaactttacctcataacttgatttgattgggtactacaattttttaattgttgcattgcaatgcaactcaattatgacatggcaaattttttaaatatttaattattaaattaatggtacaGGTGGAGAACTCAATAGAAAAAACTACCAaaaactaccattggagatggtctaatTAACAAATACTAGTTCACTTAATAATGAGCAACCCTTTAGGAGGAAAGTTATCCTGATCAAATTATGATATATATTGTTACTCGAAAATGCAAAGGTCGCTTAGCCTAACCTCTCTATACAGTCATTAACAACGTCTTACGTTTCCGAGACTCAAAGGATAATAACAAGAATTACAATTAATAGAAGAAAACAAAAAGCAAGAGTTAAGTGAATTTGAAATCCCATTATGTACCTTTATATATGAATGCTCAAACGTCATACAAAGTTACAGTaatcatataaatataatataagtcCAAACCTTTCGGTTGCTAGTTGTAACTATCAATTACCATGGCAGCTACTACTGGTGCTACTACTCAAACAGAAGAGCACGTGTCCTTGAAGCTTCTTTTGAACGAAAAAGGTAACAAAGTGTTGTTTGCTGAAGCAGGAAAGGACTTTGTAGACATTCTTTGCAGTTTCTTAACAATGCCTTTAGGAACTATTGCTCGACTTGTAGAGAAGGAATCCAGCATAGGACCAGTCACTCTTGGCTGTCTTAACTCACTCTATCAAAGTGTGGCTGATCTCGATGGAAGTTGTTTCTATAATGATGCAGTCAAACAAATGCTGCTTAAGCCAAGTAACTTTGCAGAAGATTATTGCAACACTCTTAAACTCAACATTGATGACACTCCACCCACCATGTATTGGGCATGTAGCTACAATTCTACATGCGGCCTCTATAGTGGTTTGACTGTATCAACAAATAATCGGTGTCGCTGTGGGTATTCTCTCACTGGTCCAGTTTTTCCTAAACATTACTGCCAAGGATTTGTTAATGGTGTTGCAACTTTTGTTATAACTGATGATCTGATTGTCATGCCTAGTTGTATTGACTATTCAAGCTTTGGGCTGCTCTTAGAATTTGGAATAAAAAACACAAGTTTGTTAAAGGAAAGGGTTCTGAATGTTACTAAACAAAAGGTTTTGTATTTGAATTTATATTTCCTAAACCATTGCTTATAGTTACAAACAAGTCTTTACAAATATTTGTTATCattgattcatattttttttaatcaattatagTCTTATAGTTAgttacttattttttcttttatttgatatAGGTACTTGATTTGCTAAAATGTTCATTGCTATCCAATGCTACTTTGACCAATCTGTTTTTAGGGAAGAAACCATCCATTGAAGTTTCCAGGTTTTTGTCACCTGATGTAGAATTGAATGGCAGTCTCCAAATCATTTTGAAACTTGTTATAAGAAAATCTGATGGCAAAGTTTTGTGTGCTCAAGGGGAGCAAGATTTTGCTAACTTGCTCTTGAGCTTTCTTACTCTTCCTTTGGGAGGAGCCACACGTATATTTGGCAAGAATTGTTCTATGGGAAGTATTAATGAGTTGTACAAGAGCATGACTGAATTAAATGAAAACAAATACTTCATTTCAAAAGATCCTAAGAATAGGCTTGTCGATCCCTGGCCTTGCATTTCCCCACATTTAAAATTATGCAAAGAAATATTACCAATTCTTCAGCCAGGTCTAACTGATTATTATTACGAGAATGGTTATGGTGTTCAATATTTTAAAGCTGGTGAAGATACTAGtttttttggaactttgaagaAACTGAATGTATCTAATCTGAGAAATATTGATAGTTATATGAAGGGTCCTGCTTTGTATGTTGTTACTGATGATTTGGTTGTAGCACCTTTGTCTCCAATTTCAGCATTAGGCTTACTTAAccaattcaaaaccccgctaAATGATTTGAAGGAAAAGGTTATCACCATTGGTGTCAAGGaggtaattgttttttttttttttctgttcaCTAGTAATTGTTTATTTACAATTGAACAATCCATAATATTTtaccttttctttttttgttttgcagTCTATTAGCATATTGAAAGCCGGTTTAACTTCGACATCTGCTCTTACAAACGGTTTGGCTCACCTTTTAAATGAAGTTAAGGAGGAGAAATGAGAAGTTTGTTATCGGCAACAATACAAGATTTACTATATTTACGTTGATTTTAGTGTTATTGCTCTGAGATATTTAAGCCCTACATATTCAGTTTTGAATGACACTTTCATTTCTATTCCATTTTACTCCAATATTAACAGTTTAATTTTGTAATCATCGTTACTTTTGTTCTTTTTGAAATGGTTAACAACAACTTCAATTCATTATTATACAATATAACATACAAATATAGAGTATTACAATGTTTTAAATAAAATGGATGGATAACACTTACAAATATAACTTTATAACTTTTCCACTAAGAGTCAACTTATAACTTTTACGATCTCAACCAATGAGaaacatgcatcagaataaatttcaattttaattttaaaaaactaaaaatacttgacaaattaaagcattttgattgattgtatgtgtaaaactgttttacactgaCAGTAGTTGCCACAATTGAA
The Vicia villosa cultivar HV-30 ecotype Madison, WI linkage group LG6, Vvil1.0, whole genome shotgun sequence genome window above contains:
- the LOC131614071 gene encoding uncharacterized protein LOC131614071, translating into MAATTGATTQTEEHVSLKLLLNEKGNKVLFAEAGKDFVDILCSFLTMPLGTIARLVEKESSIGPVTLGCLNSLYQSVADLDGSCFYNDAVKQMLLKPSNFAEDYCNTLKLNIDDTPPTMYWACSYNSTCGLYSGLTVSTNNRCRCGYSLTGPVFPKHYCQGFVNGVATFVITDDLIVMPSCIDYSSFGLLLEFGIKNTSLLKERVLNVTKQKVLDLLKCSLLSNATLTNLFLGKKPSIEVSRFLSPDVELNGSLQIILKLVIRKSDGKVLCAQGEQDFANLLLSFLTLPLGGATRIFGKNCSMGSINELYKSMTELNENKYFISKDPKNRLVDPWPCISPHLKLCKEILPILQPGLTDYYYENGYGVQYFKAGEDTSFFGTLKKLNVSNLRNIDSYMKGPALYVVTDDLVVAPLSPISALGLLNQFKTPLNDLKEKVITIGVKESISILKAGLTSTSALTNGLAHLLNEVKEEK